The Osmia bicornis bicornis chromosome 12, iOsmBic2.1, whole genome shotgun sequence genome includes a region encoding these proteins:
- the LOC114879265 gene encoding protein PRRC2C isoform X2, with the protein MSTLSGLVSKGEKGKSKFQSLDINNLYRVSRGESVEPHQQKNTLPRKHGMQSLGKVPSARRPPANLPSLKSEHSSSDPAVSLVPSGGSGWATTKDSTTTTTTTTTTAVTTPDTTTSNSSPTQCVVGTTATASLHPLLPGQQSISQPSYSSDANNKSSWSAIMSRSGDGTASGGQQQSQQQQQQQQQQQQQQQSANRELNAQYGPGPSLRPQTEGSWIQGGSRTASGAGIVGVAAGSGSGTTSAVQAPPLNITGSGGHTDIPGGGRQNLVQSPNMAMAQAGPPHTSANNQNALNSNSHQVGPNLHHYRGLIPPFLHRGNFPGGFPSQFPPNTNSNGPRPRFNYAPERFPAPPPTRQQERDQRVEEEIVTRPIIKEEDLTRMDDISRDAGWAAHDDIDYNQKLAFSDEETELESLRKDEKRDRKEEKIEEISAEDRDKGRDNRDNRDNHDNRDSKESRDQPSHRPWNQSSVPRDYRGSNGSASYSGQSQLHSVHSIRGVEDDEAWNERRRLRFEVDSAIERARQRKEEEEKRYNELTRQAAAKKLQDLEQKLKEKQAKYKEEERGQSTESKSIINVPPVPIPVPDWERERENRERERSCTVSSEGKDEKSLNRELRETRDSPKDGRESRDQLMSDFRQSDRQAFVRQPDTVRNERERERERERERERDRDRDQRDTRDREHLAFSRHFQNNLPPRFQKQQAERSGAGFNRISPSTERSSTQSVPFSQQYDPSRWVHNHSSLNNNLKTAHNVPSQRRSRTDSDISTSMDEDRPPSRDYRGSLLRDDRYRHSSHRPYDARKSGSYYDEYNRNSRDHDFDDRHSRDSWERERYFDDNKDRDSKDGLETRDRENRDIRDNRAGRDNRDLRETRERDSKDKKDYDNYLKESFDDRDRDRERERDRERERDRERDRERDRERDRERDRDRDRDRDRERERERERDRDQRERSESSEWREERIIQDRLMDNRRDTQREERMERNERPQRPDSRDSRTSRESKTSLREDDSHKLRDCSSWVNEVVDYEESKRDVYHEDMRDRERDRERERRQPLGPVTKERIEADELKNEKRSLTQLKRSSCDQDKKDQTKECTEMKKETDVWNRKLERANENNRTVERSDSSPKAWADAVSPTFDKEEDKVLESNKSEKEPEDLKQSFEKLSLEKREDTLNEEAIELQVKEDKREKNIRNRTSSGGSNSRVRESRGGRQWGGGTYSVYTRGWRGPESRGRRGGPRTAARPASARSGSYGHTDSENSADEISGSTESGKEEKKSARSPKLGHKSEKEERISSRDDKRTDYSQSQRNEKRAYDAKSNREGFAPSGEPSRRGRGSFRIRSATTAGSRMEGYGPPSSKSPFSSERITDEKRESSTRQNPSTPTPEKEASSLISPQSESTDDKIIAKQQALTAGITGKRAKSPNQQSQQSQQTQQSCSKQDVSHAISNATSQKVQLRKEESRSKRTRSGSRRGRDNREPRYRGSGSNVSKQTSSDIGNEDWETTSENSEEHVEEHKESRNSRNKQFTARSSTGNSQNIVASNMHSRRNEQIGNSREQREKGLKSSNTASRAPGAEKRNLQNSNFASQKSHSNSIPPLIQSCQVQNGRSRNQSLGNNSMALSKPAAKETAVNRIDDIKLTDPNLISQTLNEGNKKSQGKEKKATIECETETNNFTEDVSSVVEDKVDSDGFQEVRSKKNVKDSRHGQKEETKQPIKREKEKDRERDRSKSKTNGSQAASLQQQVQNIPPLLSQTIPQPTSMQQKQYDRTSRNQKLAPRFQKQRLAKQQQQQQMCVSETSDSNKISNSNNYSKDSSSGPAPPPSVNAWDKPFTTSQLRSNSPSAMSADIQLIPGLSTQNDHGHVHGHESNEQTNSGNSSQRNSPNGEKTGKGLKDQLVEKSSVADVSSPPVQTLIFENTNYSKTTKAGPSDLAVKTKFPNHIKTQQQQQQQRVEKRADLEEEANAATMQQQQQQQQQQQQQQQQQSLPVAFSNKPNDLIKDKNQEPIQMPLSFNKNEDNADMKLDFTFDSDLSQLTEDKSKSLGMTRSMHMATGQNTISPSTAELNLKIASVKKVWENAPPMPTVVEHEDGNVVSSANTFPQAFESTDVDDSYSPHQQYNQNNMKNEITTSTNVCKLVPPQVKPQQQSSGSSSGQSGSTVPGPSPIGAGQSPIGHPPVSLQGPLSPPPFNSTGQPSHINYQEFPQYPGSQAAQYGSMSAIPSPPAALFHTGSGQLPAQAGGLYGAFQLDQSRSPFTQYPSYAPSLQNSFSQQNVYLQQPPPPPPHAPNAPTPDMYQNNISQYRITAAAAPPFGQNQQLSNNPNTVLISSSSNSLMSASVKPSSQPIGAIGTKAPHFQAPSAPQPNPLTYIPYDPNQVLGVSGSYMGNSQLVQRPGPNVQASANSYYSATSADVFPGSQTGFYQPGGATQQTGTHYGLQGFGQHSQSLATGSATPVGLQNFSSGFLSSSGLQIAAAAAAQQFRNPTGGLPGPANAGPTFLSKHQPQEQPRQLKSPSGNQQDVLASVFSSTPQIPSPKSRNCKQQSSSQQPQPSPTQHHKYQQYQGVSQSTLVLQQNVRGMGMPPRAGIQPSQQRYPPPIQRPVVPFTPGPNPNNPSQQQPNCIQSQQQQQQAQINRHRPNLHQQQQRNMKMQQQYYSTQGNVKIDANEKTDSHNDKISDGNSGAQQGNTKPNVNSQDNDNKEEVNQPNE; encoded by the exons ATGTCTACTCTGTCAGGGCTTGTGTCGAAGGGGGAGAAAGGAAAATCCAAGTTTCAATCGTTAGACATCAATAACTTGTACCGGGTGAGTAGG GGAGAGTCTGTAGAGCCACATCAGCAAAAAAATACATTACCACGTAAACATGGAATGCAAAGTCTTGGAAAGGTGCCTTCGGCACGACGACCTCCTGCTAATCTGCCTAGTTTGAAAAGTGAACATAGCAGTAGCGATCCAGCTGTCAGCCTTGTACCAAGTGGAGGAAGCGGTTGGGCTACTACCAAAGATTCAACAACTACCACTACTACTACAACTACTACAGCTGTAACCACACCCGATACAACTACT tCAAATTCTTCGCCGACACAATGTGTAGTGGGAACTACTGCAACAGCGTCGTTACATCCACTACTCCCAGGACAACAAAGTATCTCCCAACCTTCGTATTCTTCCGACGCAAACAACAAATCATCATGGAGTGCAATAATGAGCCGATCTGGAGATGGTACTGCATCAGGAGGTCAGCAACAAtcacaacagcagcagcagcaacaacaacagcagcagcagcagcagcaatcGGCAAACCGAGAATTAAATGCACAATATGGACCCGGACCAAGTTTACGACCCCAAA CGGAAGGAAGTTGGATACAAGGTGGAAGTCGCACAGCCAGTGGTGCGGGAATAGTAGGGGTGGCTGCTGGTTCCGGAAGTGGAACAACTTCAGCGGTCCAGGCCCCCCCTTTGAATATTACTGGATCGGGAGGGCATACAGATATACCTGGAGGCGGACGACAGAACTTGGTCCAGTCTCCCAACATGGCCATGGCCCAGGCAGGCCCTCCTCATACTTCTGCAAATAATCAGAATGCTTTAAATTCTAATTCTCACCAAGTTGGTCCAAATCTACATCATTACAGAGGACTTATTCCTCCATTT TTACACAGAGGAAATTTTCCTGGTGGATTCCCTTCGCAGTTTCCGCCGAATACGAATTCCAATGGGCCTAGGCCCCGGTTCAATTACGCGCCAGAGCGATTTCCCGCTCCGCCACCTACTCGCCAACAGGAACGCGATCAGCGTGTCGAGGAAGAAATCGTTACCCGACcaattattaaagaagaagatcTTACTCGAATGGACGATATTTCTCGCGATGCTGGTTGGGCGGCACACGATGATATCGATTACAATCAGAAACTCGCCTTCAGCGATGAAGAAACCGAACTTGAATCTTTAAGAAAGGATGAGAAAAGAGATCGCaaggaggagaaaattgaagaaatttcaGCTGAAGATCGGGACAAAGGTAGAGATAATCGTGACAATCGCGATAATCATGATAACCGAGATTCAAAGGAATCCCGAGATCAACCATCTCATCGACCCTGGAATCAGAGCTCTGTACCTCGTGATTATCGTGGATCCAACGGGTCTGCTAGTTACAGCGGTCAGTCACAactgcattcggtgcattctATAAGAG GCGTGGAGGATGATGAAGCGTGGAACGAAAGACGCAGACTGAGATTTGAAGTAGATTCTGCGATTGAACGCGCCCGGCAACGtaaagaggaagaggagaaacGATATAATGAATTAACCAGGCAGGCAGCAGCTAAGAAGTTACAAGATTTAGAGCAAAAATTGAAGGAAAAGCAAGCTAAATACAAAGAAGAGGAACGTGGACAGTCGACTGAATCGAAGAGTATAATAAATGTTCCACCGGTACCGATTCCAGTTCCCGATTgggaaagagaaagggaaaatagagaaagagaacgaTCTTGTACTGTATCTTCCGAGGGGAAAGATGAAAAGTCTTTGAATCGCGAATTGCGTGAAACCAGAGACAGTCCAAAAGATGGTAGAGAATCACGCGATCAGTTAATGTCAGATTTTCGACAAAGTGATCGGCAAGCTTTTGTAAGACAGCCGGATACTGTACGTAATGAACGCGAAAGGGAACGAGAGCGTGAACGTGAACGAGAACGAGACCGTGATCGTGATCAAAGAGACACAAGGGATCGCGAACACTTGGCATTCTCGCgtcattttcaaaataatttaccGCCTCGATTTCAAAAACAACAAGCAGAAAGAAGTGGTGCTGGTTTTAATCGAATTTCACCTTCCACCGAAAGGTCATCCACGCAGTCGGTTCCTTTTTCTCAGCAATACGATCCTAGTAGATGGGTTCATAACCACAGTTCTTTAA ACAATAACTTAAAAACAGCACACAATGTTCCGTCTCAACGTCGGAGTAGGACAGATTCAGACATTTCTACTTCAATGGACGAAGATCGACCTCCGTCCCGAGATTACCGAGGCTCTCTCCTTCGGGATGATCGATATCGTCATTCTTCGCATCGGCCATACGATGCTCGTAAATCAGGCAGCTATTACGATGAATATAACCGCAACTCCAGAGACCATGATTTCGACGACAGACATTCTCGTGATTCCTGGGAACGTGAGAGATACTTTGACGATAACAAAGATCGAGATTCGAAGGATGGATTGGAAACCAGAGATCGGGAAAATCGAGATATCCGTGATAATCGTGCCGGTAGAGACAACCGAGATTTGAGAGAAACTCGAGAAAGGGATAGCAAGGATAAGAAGGATTACGATAACTACTTGAAG GAATCCTTTGatgatcgtgatcgtgatcgtgaaCGCGAACGTGATCGCGAACGTGAACGTGATCGTGAACGTGATCGTGAACGCGATCGTGAACGCGATCGTGAacgtgatcgtgatcgtgatcgtgatcgtgatcgtgaaCGTGAACGCGAACGAGAACGAGATCGCGATCAAAGAGAACGATCGGAGAGTTCTGAATGGCGAGAGGAGCGTATCATTCAAGATAGATTGATGGACAACCGTCGCGATACGCAGAGAGAAGAGCGAATGGAGCGCAACGAGCGTCCGCAGAGACCAGATTCTCGTGACAGTCGCACCTCGAGAGAATCGAAAACATCTTTACGCGAAGATGATTCGCATAAATTGCGAGATTGCAGTTCTTGGGTGAACGAAGTTGTCGATTACGAGGAAAGTAAACGTGATGTGTATCACGAGGATATGAGAGACAGAGAAAGGGAcagggaaagagaaaggagaCAGCCACTTGGTCCTGTAaccaaagaaagaatcgaagCGGATGAGTTGAAAAACGAGAAACGCAGTCTGACCCAATTGAAACGGTCAAGTTGCGATCAGGATAAAAAGGATCAGACGAAAGAGTGTACAGAGATGAAGAAAGAAACGGACGTTTGGAATAGAAAGCTTGAACgagcaaatgaaaataatagaacGGTGGAAAGAAGCGACAGCTCTCCGAAAGCGTGGGCAGATGCTGTTTCTCCGACGTTTGACAAAGAGGAAGATAAAGTTTTGGAATCTAATAAAAGCGAAAAGGAACCGGAGGATTTAAAGCAGAGCTTCGAAAAGTTAAGCCTGGAGAAAAGAGAGGATACTCTAAACGAGGAAGCGATCGAGTTACAGGTAAAAGAAGATAaacgagaaaaaaatattcgaaacaGGACCAGTAGTGGCGGGTCAAATTCGAGAGTTCGCGAGTCTCGAGGCGGACGTCAATGGGGAGGCGGTACTTATAGCGTGTACACCCGAGGATGGCGAGGTCCAGAGTCGAGAGGGCGAAGAGGTGGGCCCAGAACCGCTGCTAGACCTGCATCAGCCAGAAGCGGTTCGTATGGACACACTGATTCAGAAAACAGTGCCGACGAGATATCCGGATCTACCGAATCCGGAAAGGAGGAGAAGAAATCGGCCAGGTCGCCGAAACTTGGCCACAAATCGGAGAAAGAGGAACGTATCTCTAGCCGAGACGATAAACGTACCGATTATTCTCAGTCACAGCGTAACGAGAAACGAGCTTACGACGCCAAATCGAATCGCGAAGGTTTTGCTCCATCGGGAGAACCTTCTCGTCGTGGTCGTGGTAGTTTCCGAATTCGAAGCGCAACCACCGCTGGCAGTCGTATGGAAGGATACGGTCCGCCGTCGAGCAAAAGCCCTTTTTCTTCCGAGCGCATCACCGACGAGAAACGCGAAAGTTCAACCCGACAAAATCCTTCGACGCCTACTCCGGAGAAGGAAGCCAGTTCTCTGATATCTCCGCAAAGTGAATCTACCGATGATAAGATTATAGCAAAACAACAAGCGTTAACAGCTGGAATAACTGGAAAACGTGCCAAATCACCGAATCAACAATCGCAACAATCGCAACAGACTCAACAGTCTTGCAGTAAACAAGACGTGAGTCATGCGATCAGTAACGCTACTTCTCAGAAGGTGCAGCTTAGAAAAGAAGAATCACGCTCGAAAAGAACTCGAAGCGGAAGTAGAAGG GGTAGAGACAATCGTGAGCCACGATACCGTGGAAGTGGCAGTAACGTGTCGAAACAAACCTCGTCAGACATAGGAAACGAAGATTGGGAGACCACTTCAGAGAATAGCGAGGAACACGTGGAGGAGCATAAAGAGTCACGTAATAGTCGTAATAAACAGTTTACTGCGCGTTCAAGCACGGGTAATAGTCAGAACATTGTAGCATCGAATATGCATTCTCGTAGAAACGAACAAATAGGAAATAGTCGTGAACAACGTGAAAAAGGTTTAAAATCTTCGAACACAGCGTCCCGGGCTCCAGGCGCTGAGAAACGAAACTTGCAGAATTCGAATTTTGCCAGTCAAAAAAGTCATTCGAACAGCATTCCTCCGTTGATACAAAGCTGTCAGGTACAAAACGGACGATCGAGAAATCAAAGTCTCGGAAATAATTCGATGGCTTTAAGTAAACCGGCAGCTAAAGAGACTGCGGTAAATCGTATAGATGACATCAAATTAACTGATCCGAATTTAATTAGCCAAACTCTTAACGAGGGTAACAAAAAATCTCAGggaaaggagaagaaagcAACGATCGAGTGCGAAACAGAAACAAACAACTTCACCGAGGATGTATCGAGTGTCGTTGAAGATAAAGTTGACTCGGATGGTTTCCAAGAGGTTCGTTCGAAGAAAAACGTGAAAGATTCTAGACACGgacagaaagaagaaacgaaacaaCCGATAAAACGTGAAAAGGAGAAGGATAGAGAACGCGATCGTTCGAAGTCAAAAACAAATGGATCCCAAGCAGCTTCTCTCCAGCAACAGGTGCAAAATATACCGCCTTTGTTGAGTCAAACTATTCCGCAACCCACGAGTATGCAACAAAAACAATACGACAGAACTTCGAGGAACCAGAAGCTCGCTCCCAGATTCCAGAAGCAACGTTTAGCAaaacaacagcagcaacaacagaTGTGCGTATCGGAGACAAGTGATTCGAATAAAATCAGTAATTCCAACAATTACAGTAAAGATTCTTCGAGCGGACCCGCACCTCCGCCGTCGGTTAATGCTTGGGATAAACCGTTTACAACGAGTCAGTTGCGATCAAACTCGCCGTCTGCGATGTCTGCTGACATTCAATTGATACCCGGTTTGTCTACTCAGAACGACCACGGTCACGTTCACGGCCACGAGAGTAACGAGCAAACGAATTCCGGAAATAGTAGCCAACGAAACTCGCCGAACGGCGAGAAAACTGGAAAGGGTTTGAAAGATCAGCTGGTAGAGAAAAGCTCTGTCGCTGATGTTTCTTCGCCTCCTGTTCAAACGTTGATATTCGAAAATACAAATTACTCGAAAACCACCAAGGCGGGTCCTTCCGATTTGGCAGTGAAAACGAAATTTCCAAATCATATAAAAActcaacaacaacagcaacaacaacgcGTTGAAAAACGTGCCGATTTGGAAGAAGAGGCTAACGCTGCTACTatgcaacagcagcagcagcagcagcaacaacaacaacaacagcagcagcaacagagTCTTCCTGTTGCGTTTTCGAATAAACCAAACGATTTGATAAAAGATAAGAATCAAGAACCAATTCAGATGCCCCTTTCGTTTAACAAGAACGAAGACAATGCTGACATGAAATTGGATTTTACTTTCGATTCGGATCTTTCGCAGTTGACCGAAGACAAGAGTAAAAGTTTAGGAATGACTCGATCCATGCACATGGCTACTGGTCAAAATACCATATCACCTTCTACCGCGGAATTGAATCTGAAAATTGCTTCTGTGAAGAAAGTATGGGAAAACGCGCCTCCGATGCCAACCGTGGTCGAACACGAGGATGGCAATGTCGTCAGTAGCGCAAATACATTTCCTCAAGCGTTCGAAAGTACAGACGTTGATGATAGTTACAGCCCTCATCAACAGTATAATCAAAATAacatgaaaaatgaaataaccACTTCTACAAACGTGTGCAAG CTGGTTCCCCCGCAGGTGAAGCCGCAGCAACAATCATCGGGAAGCAGTAGTGGTCAGTCTGGTTCGACTGTTCCTGGACCAAGTCCTATCGGAGCAGGTCAGAGCCCAATTGGCCACCCTCCTGTTAGTCTTCAAGGACCGCTCAGCCCTCCTCCGTTTAATTCTACCGGACAGCCTTCTCATATCAATTATCAG GAATTCCCTCAGTACCCAGGTTCTCAGGCTGCGCAGTACGGAAGCATGTCTGCTATACCTTCCCCACCGGCTGCGCTCTTTCATACTGGTTCGGGCCAACTTCCAGCGCAAGCAGGAGGTCTTTACGGAGCGTTTCAATTGGATCAAAGCCGATCTCCTTTCACTCAGTATCCGTCATACGCACCATCGCTTCAGAATTCGTTCAGTCAGCAAAACGTTTATTTGCAACAGCCTCCACCGCCGCCACCGCACGCTCCTAACGCGCCCACTCCGGATATgtatcaaaataatatttcgcAATATCGCATT ACCGCAGCTGCTGCTCCGCCCTTTGGACAAAATCAACAGCTCAGTAACAACCCAAATACAGTTCTCATTAGCTCCTCCTCAAATTCTTTGATGTCAGCCAGTGTGAAACCATCTTCTCAACCTATTGGCGCTATCGGAACTAAAGCTCCACATTTTCAAGCACCGTCTGCTCCGCAGCCAAATCCA ttaaCGTACATACCATATGATCCAAATCAAGTACTCGGCGTGAGTGGCAGTTACATGGGCAATTCCCAATTGGTACAGAGACCTGGCCCGAACGTACAAGCCTCTGCCAATAGTTATTACAGTGCAACTTCGGCTG ACGTATTCCCCGGCTCGCAAACAGGTTTTTATCAACCAGGAGGTGCTACACAACAAACTGGTACTCATTACGGCCTTCAGGGATTTGGTCAGCATAGCCAGAGTTTGGCAACTGGCAGTGCCACTCCCGTTGGACTTCAAAACTTCAGCTCTGGATTTTTATCCAGTTCCGGTTTACAGATTGCTGCAGCTGCGGCAGCGCAGCAATTTCGCAACCCTACCGGAGGACTTCCTGGACCAGCAAATGCTGGCCCTACTTTTCTTAGTAAGCACCAACCGCAGGAACAACCTAGACAGTTAAAGAGCCCTTCGGGAAATCAACAAGATGTCCTTGCATCGGTCTTTAGCTCTA CACCACAGATACCATCTCCTAAGTCGAGAAATTGTAAACAACAGTCTTCGTCCCAGCAACCACAACCGAGCCCGACGCAACATCACAAGTATCAACAGTACCAAGGAGTTAGTCAGTCGACTTTG GTTTTACAACAAAATGTTCGTGGTATGGGTATGCCACCGCGTGCCGGTATTCAACCATCGCAACAGCGGTATCCGCCACCCATTCAGAGACCGGTTGTTCCATTTACACCGGGTCCAAATCCCAACAATCCTTCACAGCAACAGCCTAATTGCATACAAtcgcagcaacagcagcaacaagCCCAAATTAATCGTCATAGACCAAATTTACATCAGCAACAACAACGCAACATGAAGATGCAGCAACAATATTATTCTACTCAAG GAAACGTGAAAATAGATGCAAACGAAAAAACAGATTCTCATAATGATAAAATCAGCGACGGTAATTCCGGTGCTCAACAAGGAAACACGAAACCCAATGTAAATTCTCAAGACAATGACAATAAGGAAGAAGTGAATCAACCAAACGAATGA